The genomic stretch ACGGATCCCGGTGCGCATGGACGACGGCAGTGTCAAAGTGTTCACCGGTTACCGTGCCCAGCATAATGATGCGGTTGGTCCGACCAAAGGGGGCATTCGTTTCCACCCGATGGTTACCGAGGATGAAGTGAAGGCACTTGCAATTTGGATGAGTTTGAAGTGCGGGATTGCCAACTTGCCTTATGGCGGCGGGAAAGGCGGCATCATCTGCGATCCGCGTGAGATGTCGTTCCGTGAGCTTGAGCGCCTCTGCCGCGGCTATGTTCGCGCAATTTCGCAGATCGTCGGCCCGACTAAAGATATTCCGGCTCCGGACGTGTTCACCAACGCACAGTCGATGGCATGGATGATGGACGAGTATTCCCGCATCCGTGAGTTTGACGCACCGGGCTTCATCACCGGCAAACCGCTGGTGCTCGGCGGTTCTTATGGCCGCGAATCGGCTACCGCGCGCGGCGTGGCGATCGCGATCGAAGAAGCGGCGAAAGTGAAAGGTATCGATTTAAAAGACGCTCGCGTGGTCGTGCAAGGGTTTGGTAACGCCGGTGGTTATTTGGCGAAATTCATGCACGATGCAGGGGCAAAAGTCGTCGGGATCTCCGACGCGTATGGCGGTCTGTATGATGAAAAAGGTCTTGATATCGATTACTTGTTGGATCGTCGTGACTCTTTTGGCACAGTGACCAAGCTGTACAAAAATGTGATCACGAACCAAGAACTGCTTGAACTCGATTGTGATATCCTCGTTCCGGCAGCAATTGAGAACCAGCTCACGGCGCGCAACGCGCACAACATCAAGGCGAGCATCGTCGTGGAAGCTGCGAACGGCCCGACGACGATCGAAGCGACCAAGATTCTCTCGGATCGTGGTGTTCTGCTCGTGCCGGACGTGGTTGCGAATGCTGGTGGTGTCATCGTTTCTTACTTCGAATGGGTACAGAACAACCAAGGGTACTATTGGTCGGCAGAAGAGGTCGATTCTCGCCTCAAGACGATCATCTCCCGTTCGTTCCACTCTGTATACGAGACATCGAAACTTCGCAAGATCGATATGCGCTTGGCAGCGTTCATGGTCGGTTGCCGTCGGATGGCGGAAGCTTGCCAACTGCGCGGTTGGGTGTAAGTCAGTCGTCAAAAAAGCCGTCTGCCACGCTGGCAGACGGCTTTTTTTGATGCGATCAATCTTGAACAAAATACTGTTGTAAATGCTCAAGATCATTCGTTTCTTGCAACGCTGTCATCAGCTTGATGCGCGCTTTCTGCCCGTTGAGACCGTTGGAGAACAGCACGCCCAGATCGCGAAGTTGTTTTCCGCCGCCTTCATACCCGTAGATGTCTTGAACAACACCGTTAAAGCACCGGGAGACCAGCACGATGACAACTCCCTGTGCAATCGCTTTCTTGATGCCAGGCACGACCATCGGAGGGACGTTGCCCAAACCGAGCGCCTCGATGACGACGCCGCGCACCCCCTTATCGAGCAGGTATTGTAGCAGCGCGTCATCCATCCCAGCCGCCATCTTGAGGAGTCCGACCTCGTGCACGAGTCCGTCTACAGGGATGTGCGCATGAGGTTTGGGAATGTGGCGAATCTGTACGGAGCGTTTGTCCAAAAAGCCGATCGGTCCAACCGAAGGCGACTGGAAGGTGGCAACATTGCTCGTGTGCGTCTTTGTCACAAATCGTGCAGCATGGATGTCGTCGTTAAAAACGACGAGCACGCCTTGGCCGATCGCATCGGCGGAAGCAGCTGTACGCACCGCATTGAGCAAGTTAAGCGGGCCATCCGCGCCCAGTTCATTCGAGGAGCGCATCGCACCGGTCACGATCACCGGCTTGCCCGGCGGCAAGATCAGGTCGAGATAGTAGGCCGTCTCTTCGAGCGTGTCCGTGCCATGCGTGAGCACGATGCCATCGATGTCTTCCTGGAGCAGTCTTTCTTTGATCGCCGTCCCCAGCTTGGCGAGGTGGTCGAGCGTGAGATGGGGGCTCGGCAGGTTGGAGAACGCTTCGACCTGCACGTTTGCATACTGGTTGAGATGCGGGATGGCATTGGTCAGGTCGGACGCGTTTTCGGCCGGTCGAACTGTCTGGCTTTGCGGGTCTTCGATCATCGCGATCGTGCCGCCCGTTGTCAGGATCAGGATCGTTTTCATTGAGAGATCACACCTTTGTCCGAATCGGTTTGTTCTAGCATATTATGCCCCGCAGTGGCAGGCTCTGTCAAAGCAGGATTTTCATAGACCAGTTCGAATTTACATCATCGGGAGGGGAAATCGAAGTGGAATTTTTGCTGTTAATCGGGTGCGCTGTCGCACCTGGAATCGCCCTGATGTCCTTTTTCTATCTTCGTGACCGCTACGATTCTGAGCCCTTGAGTCTGGTGGGATTGCTGTTCTTTTTGGGAATGTTATCGACCATTCCGGTCATGTATCTCAGCGACTGGCTCGCCCAGGGCATGAGTTCGCCTTACGGTCGTGCCTTTTTTGCTGTGGCGCTTGTGGAAGAATTGGCCAAATACATCTTGACGATCCTCATCGCGCTTCGGCACCGCGAATTTGATGAAGAGATCGACGGGATCGTCTATGCGGTCGCCGCGTCGCTTGGGTTTGCAACGCTTGAGAACATCATCAAAGCAATGGTGCTCGGCTGGGAGACGGTTGCGATACGGGCCTTTTTCACCGTCCCAGGCCATGCACTGTTCGGGGTGGCGATGGGCTTTTATCTAGGGAAGGCGAAATTTGCCACGTCCAAGAAAAAGCGTTGGCTGCTATTTGGCGGTGCCTTCTTTTATCCGTGGGTGTTCCATGGGATCTATGATTCCCTGCTCGTTTCGGAGCAGATGGCATGGATCATGTTGATCATTCCGTTCATGATCTTCTTGTGGGGCTTAGGCATGTGGAAAGTGCGCCATGCACAGCGGCGTTCCCCCTACAAGCCGATGGAGGAACAGGTGCAGGATGTATAAAGAAACGGTGAGCCTGTCAAGACTTAATTTGCAGGGATGAAATCATAGACTCCTTAAGGAGGGAAAGCATGTCAGTACGAGACGAACGGGTAAAAGTTCACATTCGCTGTCGTCTGTGTGGAGAGACGTTCATTTTGCGTGGCTCTCGTGACTATCGTGGGCAGGTGGACACCGGATTCAAACGTTGCCTGTGTGACAATGAAGAAGCGTTCGACATTGAAACACTCATTTAAAACTTGCAGGGTGGAAAGGGAGTTGCCTATTTGGAGGCACTCCCTTTTTTTGGTTCTCATATCAACTTGCTTCCCATCTCACACTAAGGTCAGAAACGATCATCTTAAAATGGAGGGGGTACCATGAGTAGGAAGTGGAGATGGCTTGTGGCAGCCTTTGCCCTGATGTTTGCGGTCCTTTACGTCTCAGTAGATTCGATGCAGTTCATTTCGAAAAAAGAGGAGTCGGTCTTCACCACGCGCAAACTCGTGCGAGGCAGTCAAGGCACCGACGTCCGTGAACTGCAAGGCCGCTTGAAACATTTGGGTTATTACAAGGGCCGCATCGACGGCGATTTTGGTTGGGGTACATACTGGGCGGTTCGTAACTTCCAGTACAAATTTGGCATGAAAATTGACGGTATCGTTGGCGACAATACGCGAACTCGTCTGGTTCGCGCCACTCGCGGCTATAATCCGTGGGCGGCAGGTGGAGGAGGAGGCGGGGCAGCAGCACCAAAAGGCGGTGGCGGCGCGCCCAAAGCGACCGCTCCGGCGACCAAAAGCGCCGCGTACGCAGGGAAAAACCTGTCGGGCAATGACTTGAAACTGCTCGCCAACGCCGTCTATGGCGAAGCGCGCGGCGAACCGTACATCGGACAGGTGGCGATCGCAGCCGTGATCTTGAACCGCATAGACAACCCGAACTTTCCGAATACCGTACCCGGTGTGATCTTCCAACCAGGCGCGTTTACGGCGGTTGCCGACGGACAGATCTGGCTGTCCCCGAACGCGCAGGCCATGAAGGCAGTGCAGGATGCGATCAAAGGATGGGACCCGTCCTCGTCGGCGATCTACTACTTCAATCCGGCGACGGCAACCTCAAAATGGATCTGGTCGCGTCCGCAGATCAAGCGGATCGGCCAACATATCTTCTGCAGATAGAAAGGAGGTATCGACCGTATGTTTAGCAAAATCACATCCCTCGTGCTCGCCGTGGCCTTGGTGGTCGCAGGCTTCTGGGGCTACCGAGAACACAAAGAGAAACAGGCATTGCTCTTGAAGACGGAAAACCAATACCAGCGTGCCTTTCATGATTTGAGCGACCGAATGAATCTGCTTCAAGATCAACTGGGCAAGTCGCTTGCTATCAATACAAAGAAGCAGCTCACCCCCTCGCTGACCGAAGTGTGGCGGCTGGCTGCCGAAGCGCGCACCGACGTGGGCCAACTTCCGCTCTCCTTGATGCCGTTCAACAACACGATGGAATTTATCAATGATGTAGGGAACTTCTCCTACCGCACAGCGGTCGATCGCGACGGCAAAGAAGGATTGAACGAACAGGAGTTCAAGACGCTGAACGAACTGTACAAGCGTTCGAAAAAGCTGGAAAATCAGCTCGCAGAAGTGCAGTCCGCCGTCATCAAAAATAACCTGCGCTGGATGGACGCAGAACTGGCGCTGACCCAGACGGAAAAGAAGACGGACAACCAGATTCTCGACGGTTTCCACGCGATGGAGAAATCGGTCAAAAATTCTACACCGCTGAATTTTGGCCCGACGCTACAATCGATGAAAAACCGCAACCGAGTGAACGTGAAAAATCTATCCGGCCAAGATGTGAACGAAGCGCAAGCGGCACAGATTGCAGCTGCGTGGCTTGGGCGTAGCACGGCAGACGGAATCACCGCGCAACGCAACGGCAAAGGCGCACCGTTCCTGTCGCACACCGTCACCGTACCGCAAGAGAAGCGCCGGGAAGCGCTCTTCACGATCACTGTTCGCGGCGGTAAAGTCACTAACATGCTGAACGACCGGACCGTGCTAGAGGAAAAGCTCGATCTGTCTCAAGCTTCACAAAAAGCGATCGCCTATCTGAATCGATTTGGTATCAATGACAGCTTAGAAGTGGTGAATATCGACACGCACGATCACATCGGTGTGTTTGACCTCGTACCGCGTCAAGGCGGCGTCCGCCTCTACCCGGACAAAGTGATCGTGCAGGTAGCGCTCGACAACGGGGAGATTCTGGGCGTCAACTCACGCGAGTATGTGTTCAATCACAAACCGCGCACCTTGGCGAAACCGAAGATCAGCCAAGCACAGGCCCGCACGTTTGTCTCCTCGCGCGTCAAGGTGCAAGAGACTGCGCTCGCTGTGGCCCACAATGTGCAAAACGAAGAGGTGC from Tumebacillus algifaecis encodes the following:
- a CDS encoding Glu/Leu/Phe/Val family dehydrogenase; its protein translation is MPSNNATANEPAENLNILTSTQLVIQDALNKLGYGQDMFELLKEPLRVLTVRIPVRMDDGSVKVFTGYRAQHNDAVGPTKGGIRFHPMVTEDEVKALAIWMSLKCGIANLPYGGGKGGIICDPREMSFRELERLCRGYVRAISQIVGPTKDIPAPDVFTNAQSMAWMMDEYSRIREFDAPGFITGKPLVLGGSYGRESATARGVAIAIEEAAKVKGIDLKDARVVVQGFGNAGGYLAKFMHDAGAKVVGISDAYGGLYDEKGLDIDYLLDRRDSFGTVTKLYKNVITNQELLELDCDILVPAAIENQLTARNAHNIKASIVVEAANGPTTIEATKILSDRGVLLVPDVVANAGGVIVSYFEWVQNNQGYYWSAEEVDSRLKTIISRSFHSVYETSKLRKIDMRLAAFMVGCRRMAEACQLRGWV
- a CDS encoding asparaginase translates to MKTILILTTGGTIAMIEDPQSQTVRPAENASDLTNAIPHLNQYANVQVEAFSNLPSPHLTLDHLAKLGTAIKERLLQEDIDGIVLTHGTDTLEETAYYLDLILPPGKPVIVTGAMRSSNELGADGPLNLLNAVRTAASADAIGQGVLVVFNDDIHAARFVTKTHTSNVATFQSPSVGPIGFLDKRSVQIRHIPKPHAHIPVDGLVHEVGLLKMAAGMDDALLQYLLDKGVRGVVIEALGLGNVPPMVVPGIKKAIAQGVVIVLVSRCFNGVVQDIYGYEGGGKQLRDLGVLFSNGLNGQKARIKLMTALQETNDLEHLQQYFVQD
- the prsW gene encoding glutamic-type intramembrane protease PrsW; its protein translation is MEFLLLIGCAVAPGIALMSFFYLRDRYDSEPLSLVGLLFFLGMLSTIPVMYLSDWLAQGMSSPYGRAFFAVALVEELAKYILTILIALRHREFDEEIDGIVYAVAASLGFATLENIIKAMVLGWETVAIRAFFTVPGHALFGVAMGFYLGKAKFATSKKKRWLLFGGAFFYPWVFHGIYDSLLVSEQMAWIMLIIPFMIFLWGLGMWKVRHAQRRSPYKPMEEQVQDV
- the sleB gene encoding spore cortex-lytic enzyme is translated as MSRKWRWLVAAFALMFAVLYVSVDSMQFISKKEESVFTTRKLVRGSQGTDVRELQGRLKHLGYYKGRIDGDFGWGTYWAVRNFQYKFGMKIDGIVGDNTRTRLVRATRGYNPWAAGGGGGGAAAPKGGGGAPKATAPATKSAAYAGKNLSGNDLKLLANAVYGEARGEPYIGQVAIAAVILNRIDNPNFPNTVPGVIFQPGAFTAVADGQIWLSPNAQAMKAVQDAIKGWDPSSSAIYYFNPATATSKWIWSRPQIKRIGQHIFCR
- the ypeB gene encoding germination protein YpeB encodes the protein MFSKITSLVLAVALVVAGFWGYREHKEKQALLLKTENQYQRAFHDLSDRMNLLQDQLGKSLAINTKKQLTPSLTEVWRLAAEARTDVGQLPLSLMPFNNTMEFINDVGNFSYRTAVDRDGKEGLNEQEFKTLNELYKRSKKLENQLAEVQSAVIKNNLRWMDAELALTQTEKKTDNQILDGFHAMEKSVKNSTPLNFGPTLQSMKNRNRVNVKNLSGQDVNEAQAAQIAAAWLGRSTADGITAQRNGKGAPFLSHTVTVPQEKRREALFTITVRGGKVTNMLNDRTVLEEKLDLSQASQKAIAYLNRFGINDSLEVVNIDTHDHIGVFDLVPRQGGVRLYPDKVIVQVALDNGEILGVNSREYVFNHKPRTLAKPKISQAQARTFVSSRVKVQETALAVAHNVQNEEVLAYEFVGTMDNDTYKIFISALNGDEVGIEKLN